CCAGGGTCGCCGCTGGCGCCCCGGCGGCATACTCGGCCAACACCGCAGGAGACACCGTGGGTGACGGCACGACGCCCTGCCTCTTGGCATGCGCCCGCACCGTGGACTCGTGGACGCCGACCTGCCCGGCCACCTCCAGCGCCGTCATCCCTGCCCCATACAAGGCGAGCATCCGATCCACCTCGCCGGGGGTCAAGAAGGTTTGAGCGGTCTCAATTCGCGCCACACAGGACCCTCTCGTGTCCGAGAACCCGGTCTCAGAGCCGTCCCTGAGCCACTCTGAACCACCATCTGACCAGCGCTTATACAAGGCCAAGGCATGGGGGGAAAGGTTTGAAGAGGCTACCCTTGGGCGCACCGTCTGGCGCAACCGGCGCGTTGCGCGCAAGCCTTGCCCGGAGCGACCGGCGATGCCGTCCGGCCGCCCCCAGCCAGCCGTTGCGCCGATTCGTCGCCCTGTCCTCGCGAAAGCAGTTCCCCAGGGCTGGCTCCAGCGCGCTGGTAGCCGGGTCCGTGAGGAGAACCGCCGCGGCGCTTCGGCCTAGCGCCGGGTCCGGCCTGTGGAATCAGTCGGCCGCGAGCGCGTTCCCTTGGGCTTCGTTGATCCGGTCGAGCAGCGCGGCGCGAGCCGATTCGCCCGCCTCAGTGCCGTCTCCGGGGCTGACGGTGATGTTCGGGAACGCCGGGGCGGGGTGCGCCGTGTCGCCTGCCGCCCAAGCGGCTTTGGCTTCCGCGAACGCGGCCTGGTCAAATGGGGGGCACACGTTCAGCAGCGCGTTCAACTGGTCCATGGTCAGCGTGACGGGGATGACCGCCTCGGCCAGCGGATGGTCCGTCCCGGCGGGAACCACCTCAACCGCGATCTCGCCCTTGTCGCGGGCGCAGGCCGCCCATTCGTCGGTCGCCTCCCCGACCTGGGCCACCTGGCCCGCGTCGGCGCTGGCCGAACCCGCGGGCGCGGGGGTGTCGTCTGTGTAGCCGGCCTGGCCCAGGCACGCTGCATACGCCTCCGTGAAGTCTTCTCCGTCCAGTACCAGCACCGGCCCGTCCCCCTCCAGGTAGGCGGACTCTTCGGCCGGGGCGAGCGCCTCAACCCCCTGGACGTAGGAGATGGTCACCTGGCCGCCTTGGTCGCGGTTGACCACCCATTTGGTTGGCTCGAACACCAGCGCCCTCGCGCCGTCGGCGAGTTCGCGCACGGATGCCGGTATCCCCTCCCCCGCCAAGCAGGCCAGCAACGCGTCCGGCGACCCTTCGGCGGTCCCCGGCGCCGTCGGCGCGGCGGTCGGGCCAGCCAAGCCAGACGAGTTCGACGGCCTTCCGGTTGGTTCCGCCGCCTTGCCGTCCGCGCAACCCGCCAAGGCGGCCACCGCCACAAGGCAAGCGCCCGCGAAGCCCAGCGCTTTGGATAATGACGCTCTCATCGACAACCTTCCTAACAGCGGAAACGGACCCCCACAGGGGTTCGGGCGACCAGGCGCATCCGCGCAACCGGCCCCAACGGGGGCCGGCGGCCGCTCTATGAGCCAGTCTCTCACGCCCCGGCCGAGGCCGACACGGCCTGGGCGGTCGGCGCCAGTTTGACTTCGACGCGGGATCTGGTGCCCCAGGTGCCAGACCGGAGGGTGGCCAGGGAATAGAACCTCAGCCACACCAGCAGGCCGATGTGCAGCAAACCGTACACGGGCGCCACCAGGAACCCGTACAGGCGGTCTTTGCGGGAGCACCGGACTCCCGCCAGATCCGGGTACCGGTAGGCGCGGGCCCAGGCCAGCAACGCCAGGTAGACCAGGTACGGACCCAGCAACAACTTGGACGTCAACACGGGCGCCACAACGAAGGCGAACAGCAGCGACCCGGTGAACACCACCCAGGAGGCAAGCTCAAGGAACGTGAACCAAAAAGCGGGTTTCGCCACGGGCATGGCCCGCAACACCCACAGCGATTCGCGGAAGAACGACTTGTTCCACCTCACCTGCTGGCGCAGGAAATGACCCATCCGCTCCGGCACGGCGGTGTAGGCGACCGCTTTCTCCGTGAACACGGCTTTGCCTTCCAGCAGGCAGTAGTTCGTCAAACGGCGGTCGTCGCCGAACACCGCCGGGCGGCCCAAGAACCGTTGGCCCAGGAAGTCCCGCCGGTATTTCCGCAAGACGCTGGCCGAATACAGGGCCAAAGACCCGCACGCGCACAGCAGCGAGCCCAGCCGCGACTGGGCGCTACGGTCCACCAAGAACGATTGCGAGTACCGGAGGTCGATCAGCCGGGTCAGGAGGTTGCGGTCGTAGTTCAACGCCAGGACCAGGCCCGTGACAGCTGTCACACCCGGCCGCGCGTAGGCTGCCACCAACGCTCTGACCGCGCCCTTTTCCAGCACCGTGTCAGAGTCGATCCCCAACAGCGCGTCAACGTCCGGCTGCAATTCCAACGCGCGCATCAGCCCGTGGCGCTTGCCCAGGTTCTGGCTGAACGTGTCGACCGTGAACTTGATGCCGGCTGCGGTGAACCGTTCGGCCCACCGCTCCGCTTCCAGCCGGGCCGCCGGATCCGCCGAACAGTCATCAACCAGGACAACAGACTGCACCGGCCTGGATTGCCCCAGAATCGACTCCAGGCAGGCCGCCAACATGGCCGGATCTTCGTTGTAGAACGGGACCGCCACGCCCACGCGCACCAGACCGGCTTTGCGGACCGCCCGGTTGCCGCCCCCCACAAGCAAGCGCTTCGCCGGGCGCCACGACAGTGCGATCTTCGCCCCGAACAAACTGAGCACGGCCACCCCGCACCAAGACGGGCCGCCTGTGGCCTTCCAGAGGCCCGCCAAGGCCAGGCACACCACCAGGAGGACTAGGGTGCCCGCGTGTTTGCTCCCTTTCACGCCTCAAGATCGATTCGCGGTCTTGACGCGAGCCGGGACAACGCCACCAGTCCCAACCCGATCAACACGGCCGCCACGCTCCACATCCACCACTCGAACACCAAAGAACCAGTCGTGGCCAGGGCCTCGTCAACGCAGCCGGCGCCGCCTGCGATGGCGCAAGGTGGAACAACATTCATAGGGTCAGTTAAGCCGTCTTCGTACATTTCTGTTAAGCCCTCCTACTAATAGGCTCGCCAGCGCCGATGACGTCTTCGGGCGGGACGTCGACGCCAGGCGAGCGCCAGCTACTACCTGACCTGCCGGGACCGGGCCTGGGCCCAGGCCCCGGCAGAGCCAGCCGCCGATCCGGTGGCCGGCGCTTGGCGGGATGAACTTGTGAGTGGCGCCGTTGGCGTCCGCCCGGCGGGTACGTCCCGCGCCAGGCAGGCGCCAACGGCGCTCGAACAGCCAGCGGGCGACTAGACCGCGGGCCCGACAATCACATGGTTGGAGTACCTCACCACCGGGGCGAAGCCGTCAGCGGTGACGGTGACCTTGACCACCAGGTCCTTCAGCGCGTCAGCGTTGGTCGGCGTGTAGGACAACCCGGTCACGAGCAGCCCGGCCGAGTCCCTCAGCAGCGACGAGCCCTTGAACCACTCGATCTTCACCGTCGCGTTCGAAGGCGCCACCTGGAGATCCAGGGTCATGGTCTCGCCAACCGCCACCTGGCTGGCCGGGCTGAGCGCCGCGACCTTCACCGATGGGGCCGGCGGCCCGGAGACGGCCGTGCCGTTCGAGTACACGACAACCGTGTCCATGCCGGTCTTGGTCAACGTGACCTTCGCCTTGACCTCGGAGCCGGAGTCGGCCGCGGTCAGGGTGTAGGTAAGGCCCGAGGCCGTCGCGATCCACGAAGTGCCCCTGTACCACTGCACCTGGGGCACAGCGTCCGTCGGCGTGTAGACCAGGTCAAGGGTCAACGTGTCCCCGACCACGCCAGCCGCCGGCAACGCCTTCTTGGTGACCTTGATCTGCTCCGCGACCTGGATGCCGTTGGAGTACTTGACCACCGAGACGGCGCCGGTGCGGCTGGCCGTGACCTTCACCTTGATCAGAAGGCCCGCGTCCGCCGGTTGCACCACATAGGAGGTGCCCGACACGCCCGAGATATACGACGTGCCCCTGTACCACTGGTACAACAGCCCCGCATCGCTCGGAGACGCCGACACCGCCAAGGTCAGGGTCGAACCAACGGCCCCAGTTCCGGACAACACCGGCTCCGAGAGCGTGGCTGGCCTGACCACCAACGCGTCAAGCGCGGACTGAAGCGTCGCGGCGGCGTCGTCGACGTCCGCCTGAGGCACGTCATCGTCCGCCAACACGTCTTCCCCGGCGTCCCAAGCGACCTTCACGGGAGCCCAGGAGGCAGTCGTGAAGTTCTCTGGGTCGAGGGCAGCGGCCTCAGCCACGAGCCTCGCCAGTTCCGACTTGTCTTTGACCGTAACGGTCGCCGATGCCGACTTGGTCGCATCGCCGGTCGACGTCGCCGTGACGGTGAGCACCGTGCCGACCGCCTCGTCCGCGCCGACGCTCAACACGCCGTTCGCGATTGACGTGTCAGCCGACGTGGCACCCGTTACCGCCCAGTTCAGGTCGGTGCTGGTGCCGCCGGTCGAAAGGACTACCCTGCCGTCGAACGCAACCGTCTTGCCCGGCCGCGTGACAGCGGTGGCCGGCGTGAGGGTCACGTCAGTCGGGATCACCTTGTAGACGCCGGCCCAAGAGAACATTGGCGATTGCGCTTGGCTGATGGCCTGGAGCCTCAAAGTGACGGTTCCGGCCTCGGCCAATTCCACCTCGTGCGTTCCCACATAGGACGGCGTCGCGGTGTTGAGCGCGAACTGCACCAGATAGTTGGCGCTGCTGGCCGTGCCGTAGTCAATGTAGGTGCGGGTTGTCCTGGCGCTGGAGGCCCACCAGGTGTAGCTGCCGTAGGCCAGAGCGTACTTGCCGGCCGGCAGGGTGAACGTGTAGCGCACGCTCGCTCCCACCTGGTTCGACGTGTACATGCCCGTGGTTGTCAGCTTGTTGTACGTCCCGGCCTCGATCCCCTTGTAGCTCATCGTTGCGGATCCGCCGCCGTTGGCGTGGCCGTGGTGGCCCCAAGTGGAGCTGCCTTGAGCCTGGTCGGGTTTGTCGTTCAACAGAGTCCCGCCATTCGACTCAACCAAAGCCTTGATGGCCGTCCACGCCGGCGAAACATAACCCAAGGCGGATGTACCGGTGCCAAGCCCAGAGGCAACGCCGTTGCCGTCAACGAAGTAGACCAGGCCTTCCGGCACGATCTCCACCGTGGCGGTGGTCTCCAGATGCTGGTAGCGGCCGGTGATGGTCACGGACTGCCAGGCCTGGTTGAAGTTGGCCGCTGCCAGATCCCAAGTGATCGGGAACGACTTGGTGCTGCCGTCGTCCGCGTTGGTGGCGACAACGGTGGCCGGCAACGCGGGGGCCTGACCCTTCCACGTGGCCAGGTTGAAGGTGGGCAGCACCCAGGCGCCTGGCAGCGAGGTCGCTTGGAGGCGGGCGGCGATAGCCGCCGGCCCCTCGGCGTCCAGGCCGTAGGCCTCGGGATTAGCCACCGCCGACTCCGCGTGCGCCCGCGCCAAGCTGAAGCTGGCCCAGTCCGCGTCGGAGAACTCCGGCGTCTTGACGATGTCCGCCGTCGCCTCGAGAGCCGCCTCGATCGCCGAGACGTCGATAGCCTCGGGCGTGGCAACCGGCCTGCCGATGGTGTCGAACGAGTCGACGGTCACCGAGCCGGATAGAACCGTCAGCGTCACGGTGTGCGGACCGTAGGGCAGCCCGCGCAACGTGTAGTTGGTGCGCCAGTAAGCAGACCTGGACCAGGTCTTATCTGTTGAGGACAAGGTCACGCCGTCGACCGTCAACTTCAAGGTGGCCGCTGCGCCGTTGAGACCCATGATGTCAAGGCCAGTGCCGGTGAACGTGTAGCTCACGGTGGACCCGGCGGTAGACGTCGAGGACAGCGAACGCTGATAGTTGTACATGCCCTCGCCGTTGCGGTGGCTCCACGTGCCCGTGTACACCAGCTTGGTGTTGGGCGGCGAAGCCAGATCGTTCATCTCCATGTTGTCGAGACGCTCGGTGTAGTACGCCACATAGGTGGGCAGCTTCTCGATCTTCAGGTTGTCGAAGCTGGTCCAGTAGAAGCCGCTAGCCAGGTCCACACGCCCGGACAGAACCGGGGTGGGATCGGTGTAGGAGGCGACTTGCACGCCGTCAATGTAGGCGGTGACCGTGTTGCCGGCCGCCTGCAGGGCCAGCTTGTGCCATTCGCCGACCTCCACGGGGACGCTGCCGGTGGCTCGGTTGGCGCCGAAGTTCTGCAGGTACCAGTTGCCGGTGCGGTCGAGGCGCAAGACATACGGCGCGGAGCTCAGGTTTTGCGAGTTGTCCCCGCCAGTGGAACGCACGCCGACTGCGGCGTAGTTGCTGGAGGTAACGTCCTTGTCGAAGCGGACGTCCACGCTGGCCTTGTAGTTGACCCAGCGGAAGTCGCCGATCCCGGTGATGGGATCGCCGGCGTTCCAAGCCGAGCCAAGGCCGTATTCAGCCTGGTCAAGCTGCTGGCGCAGCACGTAACCGTCGCCCTCCTTGTAGGCCTCGAAGGCGCCGTTGCGGTCCCAGGTGTAGAGCGGGTCCGCGCCGGTGTCGCCGCCGCGTGAGTCGATAAAGCTCTCGGTCGCGGTGGTGGGGTTGCCGTTCGAGTCGAAGACCGGGACGGTCTTGTCGCCATACTCGAAATCGTCCTGCCACAGGACACCGTCACCGTTTTCTTCGATGTCCAGCACGGTGCGGTCGCCTTCAACCGGCAGCGGTGCGGTCACTTCGGGATCGCTGGCAACGTCGAGCGTGGTCACCGTGACGATTGAGAACGGCTTGATGGTGA
This portion of the Bifidobacteriaceae bacterium genome encodes:
- a CDS encoding glycosyltransferase, translated to MKGSKHAGTLVLLVVCLALAGLWKATGGPSWCGVAVLSLFGAKIALSWRPAKRLLVGGGNRAVRKAGLVRVGVAVPFYNEDPAMLAACLESILGQSRPVQSVVLVDDCSADPAARLEAERWAERFTAAGIKFTVDTFSQNLGKRHGLMRALELQPDVDALLGIDSDTVLEKGAVRALVAAYARPGVTAVTGLVLALNYDRNLLTRLIDLRYSQSFLVDRSAQSRLGSLLCACGSLALYSASVLRKYRRDFLGQRFLGRPAVFGDDRRLTNYCLLEGKAVFTEKAVAYTAVPERMGHFLRQQVRWNKSFFRESLWVLRAMPVAKPAFWFTFLELASWVVFTGSLLFAFVVAPVLTSKLLLGPYLVYLALLAWARAYRYPDLAGVRCSRKDRLYGFLVAPVYGLLHIGLLVWLRFYSLATLRSGTWGTRSRVEVKLAPTAQAVSASAGA
- a CDS encoding Ig-like domain-containing protein — its product is MNTRTHLSTPPRWRTLSRRAVTVAAALALAVTLTPLASQDEAEAADTAVAVTIDGDDIRADNVNGLTFKGFGVLSANSTSAVLMDYKAQNPAAYSQLLKELFGGENPIMRQVKIELGNDRNTSTGPNPATMRYEAEPANVARDPGFQLAADAKKINPDLKVSILRWRTPAWANTNDKIYNWQKNVALAAYRQYGYMVDYVNPGANETSVDRAWTITYAGRIQSDTVGYVSDDPALAGWSSPEEEALYRQIKIIVDDSSGLAGFGSYLRSNTNGFRDAIDVVGYHYTTDDDSSGNFKWAADTADLEIWNSEAQATFSNSAFRPNNNMVDTAAQAPRVEGTQLGGVNGPLEMANTIVKGYVNSRRTHFIYQPAIGSFYEGGQYSHKELVSARDPWSGWIHYDAGLVMLEHFSDFAVTGWENDTNTAGIWRGVTAASQTTATGTNPVNGRAGGANHVTLAAPDKSDFSTVIVNDSQYTNTYTFTVQDMAIPADADLEVWETRAADPGQQFNSNYKKHVATVAPGDDGKYVVTIKPFSIVTVTTLDVASDPEVTAPLPVEGDRTVLDIEENGDGVLWQDDFEYGDKTVPVFDSNGNPTTATESFIDSRGGDTGADPLYTWDRNGAFEAYKEGDGYVLRQQLDQAEYGLGSAWNAGDPITGIGDFRWVNYKASVDVRFDKDVTSSNYAAVGVRSTGGDNSQNLSSAPYVLRLDRTGNWYLQNFGANRATGSVPVEVGEWHKLALQAAGNTVTAYIDGVQVASYTDPTPVLSGRVDLASGFYWTSFDNLKIEKLPTYVAYYTERLDNMEMNDLASPPNTKLVYTGTWSHRNGEGMYNYQRSLSSTSTAGSTVSYTFTGTGLDIMGLNGAAATLKLTVDGVTLSSTDKTWSRSAYWRTNYTLRGLPYGPHTVTLTVLSGSVTVDSFDTIGRPVATPEAIDVSAIEAALEATADIVKTPEFSDADWASFSLARAHAESAVANPEAYGLDAEGPAAIAARLQATSLPGAWVLPTFNLATWKGQAPALPATVVATNADDGSTKSFPITWDLAAANFNQAWQSVTITGRYQHLETTATVEIVPEGLVYFVDGNGVASGLGTGTSALGYVSPAWTAIKALVESNGGTLLNDKPDQAQGSSTWGHHGHANGGGSATMSYKGIEAGTYNKLTTTGMYTSNQVGASVRYTFTLPAGKYALAYGSYTWWASSARTTRTYIDYGTASSANYLVQFALNTATPSYVGTHEVELAEAGTVTLRLQAISQAQSPMFSWAGVYKVIPTDVTLTPATAVTRPGKTVAFDGRVVLSTGGTSTDLNWAVTGATSADTSIANGVLSVGADEAVGTVLTVTATSTGDATKSASATVTVKDKSELARLVAEAAALDPENFTTASWAPVKVAWDAGEDVLADDDVPQADVDDAAATLQSALDALVVRPATLSEPVLSGTGAVGSTLTLAVSASPSDAGLLYQWYRGTSYISGVSGTSYVVQPADAGLLIKVKVTASRTGAVSVVKYSNGIQVAEQIKVTKKALPAAGVVGDTLTLDLVYTPTDAVPQVQWYRGTSWIATASGLTYTLTAADSGSEVKAKVTLTKTGMDTVVVYSNGTAVSGPPAPSVKVAALSPASQVAVGETMTLDLQVAPSNATVKIEWFKGSSLLRDSAGLLVTGLSYTPTNADALKDLVVKVTVTADGFAPVVRYSNHVIVGPAV